The following coding sequences lie in one Sporomusaceae bacterium FL31 genomic window:
- a CDS encoding multidrug ABC transporter ATP-binding protein: protein MIQVTDVTKKFGNTVAVDHVSFTVHAGEIFGLVGPDGAGKTTVIRMITGIMELTDGTIEMMGSTASEAIKSQIGYVPQKFSLYRDLTVLENIELIGSLYGAKRQVIQQLAEEILTFTGLWEFRDRLSENLSGGMKQKLALAAGLMHKPKLFFLDEPTTGVDPVSRREFWQMLYRLNKEGMTVIAATPYMDEAELCTRIAFMDQGKIVACASPQELRAQYEHHILELQVDSKNVKPLLQHCQIIDINSFGDKYHLVVNDVDQAIVQVQATLSSAGRQVLSLKEIAPTLEDIFVSLAGGGTKYD from the coding sequence ATGATTCAAGTAACCGATGTAACCAAAAAGTTTGGTAATACGGTTGCCGTTGATCATGTATCGTTTACTGTACATGCTGGTGAAATCTTTGGCTTAGTTGGTCCAGATGGTGCGGGGAAAACAACGGTCATTCGGATGATCACCGGAATCATGGAATTAACTGATGGAACCATTGAAATGATGGGATCAACTGCTAGTGAGGCTATAAAAAGTCAAATTGGCTATGTTCCGCAAAAGTTCAGCCTTTATCGCGATTTAACGGTTTTAGAGAACATTGAGTTGATTGGTTCTCTTTATGGGGCTAAGCGGCAAGTGATTCAGCAATTGGCTGAAGAAATTTTGACGTTTACGGGATTATGGGAATTTCGAGACAGACTAAGTGAGAATTTGTCTGGCGGTATGAAACAGAAGCTGGCGTTAGCTGCAGGGTTAATGCATAAGCCAAAGTTATTTTTCTTAGATGAACCGACAACAGGCGTTGATCCGGTATCCAGGCGGGAATTTTGGCAAATGCTGTACCGGTTAAATAAAGAAGGAATGACTGTCATTGCAGCCACTCCTTATATGGATGAAGCAGAGTTATGTACCAGGATTGCCTTTATGGATCAGGGGAAAATTGTCGCTTGTGCATCGCCGCAGGAACTGAGGGCGCAATATGAGCATCATATTTTAGAACTTCAGGTTGACAGCAAAAATGTTAAACCGTTACTGCAGCACTGTCAAATCATCGATATTAACTCATTTGGTGATAAATATCATTTGGTGGTTAACGATGTTGACCAAGCTATTGTACAAGTTCAAGCAACCCTCAGTAGTGCAGGCAGGCAAGTACTATCCCTCAAAGAGATAGCCCCCACACTGGAGGATATTTTTGTATCTCTGGCAGGAGGAGGTACTAAGTATGACTGA
- a CDS encoding multidrug ABC transporter ATP-binding protein: protein MTEIVVETHQLTRHFGSFIAVNQVSLQIRKGSIYGFLGPNGSGKSTTIRMLCGILQPTAGGGQVLGLDIAKDSEAIKAKIGYMSQKFSLYNDLTVLENLDFYAGMYNLSGDRKQERIAEMIAMAGLTGRENELTSNLSGGWKQRLALGCSILHQPPILFLDEPTGGVDPKSRRMFWDIIYNMAAAGTTVMVTTHFMDEAEHCDEIGFIYQGSLIASGSPQQLKANIREILVEIEAADPIGLLQEFTSAQLPVKDTYVYGTTLHVLLEKNQLELLNQWEYKVIPPTMEDVFVQYVQNNRKEGEA, encoded by the coding sequence ATGACTGAGATCGTTGTTGAAACTCATCAATTAACCCGTCATTTTGGTAGTTTTATTGCTGTCAATCAGGTTAGTCTCCAAATTCGAAAAGGCAGTATTTATGGATTTTTAGGTCCGAATGGCTCAGGAAAATCAACCACAATTAGAATGCTATGCGGAATTCTACAGCCGACAGCAGGGGGCGGACAGGTATTAGGGCTGGATATTGCCAAAGATAGTGAGGCTATTAAAGCTAAAATTGGCTATATGTCTCAAAAATTTAGCTTATATAATGATTTAACTGTTTTAGAGAACTTAGATTTCTATGCGGGAATGTATAATTTGAGCGGTGATAGGAAGCAGGAGCGCATTGCCGAAATGATAGCAATGGCAGGACTTACTGGGCGAGAAAATGAACTTACCAGTAATTTATCAGGCGGATGGAAGCAGCGGCTCGCATTAGGATGCTCCATTTTACATCAGCCACCTATTCTTTTTTTGGATGAACCTACTGGCGGTGTAGATCCGAAATCACGACGGATGTTTTGGGACATTATTTATAATATGGCGGCTGCCGGAACCACGGTTATGGTTACTACCCATTTTATGGATGAAGCTGAACACTGTGACGAAATTGGGTTTATTTATCAAGGAAGTCTGATTGCATCTGGTTCACCTCAGCAGCTTAAGGCCAATATTCGTGAAATTCTCGTTGAAATAGAGGCTGCTGATCCAATTGGCTTATTACAGGAATTTACTTCGGCTCAATTACCGGTCAAGGATACTTATGTTTATGGTACTACGCTGCATGTTTTGCTGGAAAAAAATCAGTTAGAACTTCTTAATCAATGGGAGTATAAAGTGATTCCTCCAACCATGGAAGATGTTTTTGTCCAGTATGTACAAAATAACCGGAAGGAGGGGGAAGCTTGA
- a CDS encoding transport permease protein, with protein sequence MIRLKALLIKEFIQMKRDKLTLGMMVMLPIIQLLIFGFAINTDIKHLSTVVFDQSLKQESRELIEAFTASGYFDINYVAANYESVNSLIEKGDAKVGIIIPPDLAENINHGRTATVQVLVDASDSMAASSAISTAQIIGQLKSQEIIIKKVQSFTGQKMEQPYDIRIRAWYNPDFVTAFYMVPGILGIILTMTMVMITSMAIVRERENGTLDQLIVTPLKSYELMLGKIIPYIFVGYVQATLALLVGIVVFDLPIRGSLGLLYGLASLFIVASLTLGVLISSFAKTQMQAMQMSFFVFLPSILLSGFMFPREAMPKLFYYIGNIIPLTYFLQILRGIVLKGIGLEFLWPQVLSLIVFIMITLVLSVKKFKKTIA encoded by the coding sequence ATGATTCGCCTCAAAGCATTACTCATTAAAGAGTTTATTCAAATGAAACGGGATAAGCTGACTTTGGGAATGATGGTCATGCTGCCCATTATTCAGTTATTAATTTTTGGGTTTGCAATTAATACAGATATTAAGCATTTGTCTACAGTAGTATTTGATCAGTCACTTAAACAGGAAAGCCGGGAATTGATTGAAGCTTTTACTGCCAGTGGCTATTTTGATATTAACTATGTAGCAGCGAATTATGAATCTGTGAATAGTCTGATTGAAAAAGGGGATGCAAAAGTCGGAATTATTATCCCGCCTGATTTAGCAGAAAATATCAATCATGGACGTACAGCAACCGTCCAAGTTCTTGTGGACGCATCTGACTCAATGGCAGCATCCTCGGCTATTAGTACAGCCCAGATTATCGGACAACTCAAATCGCAGGAAATAATCATTAAGAAGGTACAAAGCTTTACAGGTCAAAAAATGGAACAACCCTATGATATACGAATAAGAGCTTGGTACAATCCTGATTTTGTTACCGCCTTTTATATGGTACCAGGCATATTAGGAATTATTTTGACAATGACCATGGTCATGATTACTTCGATGGCCATTGTGCGTGAGCGGGAAAATGGGACGCTGGACCAACTCATCGTTACACCGCTAAAATCCTATGAACTGATGTTAGGAAAAATTATCCCCTATATCTTTGTCGGCTATGTACAGGCAACCTTAGCCCTATTGGTCGGTATTGTCGTATTTGATCTGCCTATTCGCGGGAGTCTCGGATTATTATATGGATTGGCGTCCTTATTCATTGTTGCTTCACTTACTTTAGGAGTGCTGATTTCCAGTTTTGCTAAAACTCAAATGCAGGCCATGCAAATGTCCTTTTTCGTATTTTTGCCAAGTATCTTATTGTCAGGGTTTATGTTTCCCCGGGAAGCTATGCCAAAGCTATTTTATTATATTGGCAATATTATTCCTTTGACGTATTTCCTACAAATTCTCAGGGGCATTGTCTTAAAGGGAATTGGCTTGGAATTTCTCTGGCCCCAAGTCCTATCGCTTATTGTTTTTATTATGATAACACTGGTGCTCAGCGTTAAAAAATTCAAGAAAACAATTGCTTAA
- a CDS encoding carbon-nitrogen hydrolase: MKIAVLQMDVQLGDVAANREKAAAMIQEGLTQGAELFVLPEMWTTGYQLEQIEQLAEPSDGPTMKMLQKLAHENNIEIITGSIAESRNRKVYNTAYVINKQGQVIAQYSKIHLIGLMAEEQYISPGDKKSSFELSIGKAGLIICYDIRFTELPRALALEGCTTLFIPAQWPEVRGDHWRILNLARAIENQQFVISANSVNGRGRGKMYGHSMIINPWGEIIAEGSDQEELIIADVDFSQSADIRKRLPVFTDRRPQLY, encoded by the coding sequence ATGAAAATAGCCGTATTGCAAATGGATGTACAATTAGGTGATGTGGCCGCTAATCGGGAAAAAGCTGCTGCAATGATTCAAGAAGGCCTGACCCAAGGAGCAGAATTATTTGTCTTGCCGGAAATGTGGACCACAGGCTATCAATTAGAGCAAATAGAGCAGCTTGCTGAGCCATCAGACGGTCCTACAATGAAAATGCTTCAGAAATTAGCCCACGAAAATAACATTGAAATTATCACTGGCTCCATTGCTGAATCGCGCAATCGCAAAGTGTATAATACCGCTTATGTCATTAACAAACAGGGCCAAGTCATTGCTCAATATAGCAAAATCCATCTTATTGGCTTGATGGCGGAAGAACAATATATTAGCCCTGGTGACAAAAAATCCAGCTTCGAATTAAGTATCGGAAAAGCCGGACTCATTATCTGCTACGATATTCGCTTTACCGAATTACCGCGCGCTTTAGCCTTAGAAGGCTGTACAACATTATTTATCCCAGCCCAATGGCCTGAGGTTCGTGGCGATCATTGGCGTATTTTGAATCTAGCCAGAGCCATTGAAAATCAACAATTTGTAATTAGTGCTAATAGTGTGAATGGCCGTGGTCGTGGCAAAATGTATGGCCATTCCATGATTATTAATCCCTGGGGCGAAATTATCGCCGAGGGAAGTGATCAAGAAGAACTGATCATTGCCGATGTTGATTTTTCACAAAGTGCGGATATAAGAAAAAGACTGCCGGTATTTACCGACAGACGGCCGCAGTTGTATTAA